One segment of Vibrio mimicus DNA contains the following:
- a CDS encoding TfoX/Sxy family DNA transformation protein, with translation MNEQQFFDYVNKFGAYQKRSMFGGIGLFQHDAMYVLVSDDRIFVRGGEELDPELVALGCEKYRHVKKQTTATVNYYDITDLYDQNHPELDSIIERSIQFSVNQREFQRSAASRRLRDLPNMQLTLERMVKKAGIDDVETFMSLGAPEVFNKVRQAYGSDVDVKLLWKFAGAIEGIHWKLLQEPRKRQLLESCHQRQ, from the coding sequence ATGAATGAGCAACAATTTTTCGACTACGTAAACAAGTTTGGCGCATACCAAAAACGCTCGATGTTTGGCGGGATTGGGCTGTTTCAACACGATGCAATGTATGTGTTGGTCAGCGATGATCGTATTTTTGTCCGTGGTGGCGAAGAGCTCGATCCTGAGCTAGTTGCCTTGGGGTGTGAGAAATATCGCCATGTTAAAAAGCAGACCACCGCAACGGTAAACTATTATGACATCACTGATTTATATGATCAGAATCACCCAGAGCTCGATTCGATTATCGAGCGTTCGATTCAGTTTTCAGTGAATCAAAGAGAATTTCAACGTTCTGCAGCCAGTCGCCGTTTGCGTGACCTGCCAAATATGCAACTTACACTAGAGCGTATGGTAAAAAAGGCAGGGATTGATGATGTTGAAACTTTTATGAGTTTGGGGGCACCTGAGGTGTTCAACAAGGTGCGTCAAGCTTATGGCAGTGATGTCGATGTGAAATTGCTGTGGAAGTTTGCAGGAGCGATTGAAGGTATTCATTGGAAGCTGCTGCAAGAGCCGCGTAAACGTCAGCTACTCGAAAGTTGCCATCAACGTCAGTAA
- the panP gene encoding pyridoxal-dependent aspartate 1-decarboxylase PanP: MVSEQKSAQVSFDSLLKIFTVPEGPDSTLTKIDEELSRNLNLFLRKHIVAEEKPLKEIEKDFSNAHLPEQPQFVSDHTQHLLDTLVSHSVHTASPSFIGHMTSALPYFLMPLSKIMIALNQNLVKIETSKAFTPLERQVLGMIHRLIYGQTDHFYQQWMHSADHSLGAFCSGGTIANITALWVARNNALKAEGNFPGVEKAGLFKAMRHYGYEGLAILVSERGHYSLKKAADVLGIGQAGLIAVKTDDRNKICPQDLEQKIADLKAQNIKVFAVVGVAGTTETGNIDPLHAIAQICQREQIHFHIDAAWGGATLMSNRYRGLLNGVELADSVTIDAHKQLYIPMGAGMVLFKDPNAMRSIEHHAQYILRQGSKDLGSHTLEGSRSGMAMLVYASMHIISRPGYELLINQSIEKARYFADLIDEQADFELVSQPELCLLTYRYLPIHVRVALMQSQGTQRTQLNELLNELTKFIQKKQRETGKSFVSRTQLNPYQWDKLATIVFRVVLANPLTTKDILRTVLDEQREIAKQAPKLMQQIEHLTQNILNQ; encoded by the coding sequence ATGGTATCAGAACAAAAATCTGCGCAAGTTAGCTTCGATTCTTTGCTTAAGATCTTCACTGTTCCGGAAGGTCCGGATTCAACGCTAACCAAAATCGATGAAGAGCTCTCTCGTAACTTAAACCTATTCTTACGTAAACATATTGTTGCCGAAGAAAAGCCACTTAAAGAAATTGAGAAAGATTTTTCTAATGCGCATCTTCCTGAGCAACCTCAATTTGTCTCCGATCATACTCAACACCTGCTTGATACTTTGGTGTCACATTCGGTACATACCGCTTCGCCAAGTTTCATAGGCCATATGACCTCGGCACTTCCCTATTTCTTGATGCCACTGTCAAAGATCATGATCGCCCTAAACCAAAACTTGGTAAAAATTGAAACGTCTAAAGCATTTACACCTTTAGAGCGTCAGGTTTTAGGCATGATTCATCGCTTAATCTACGGCCAAACTGATCATTTTTACCAGCAATGGATGCATAGCGCAGATCATTCATTAGGCGCTTTTTGCTCTGGGGGAACGATAGCAAATATCACCGCCTTATGGGTGGCACGCAATAATGCACTTAAAGCAGAAGGTAACTTTCCCGGTGTAGAAAAAGCGGGGCTGTTCAAGGCCATGCGTCACTACGGATATGAAGGGTTGGCGATTTTGGTTTCCGAACGTGGCCATTACTCATTGAAAAAAGCTGCCGATGTACTAGGAATAGGCCAAGCAGGCCTGATCGCAGTCAAAACCGATGATCGTAACAAGATTTGCCCACAAGATTTAGAACAGAAAATCGCGGATCTCAAAGCACAGAATATCAAAGTGTTTGCTGTAGTCGGGGTCGCAGGAACCACAGAAACCGGCAACATCGACCCACTCCACGCAATTGCGCAAATTTGCCAACGCGAACAAATTCATTTCCATATTGATGCGGCTTGGGGTGGTGCGACCTTAATGTCCAATCGCTATCGCGGGCTTCTTAATGGAGTTGAACTTGCCGACTCTGTCACTATCGATGCACACAAACAGCTCTATATTCCTATGGGCGCTGGCATGGTGTTGTTTAAAGACCCTAATGCAATGCGCTCAATTGAGCACCACGCTCAGTATATTCTGCGCCAAGGCTCTAAAGATTTAGGTAGCCATACATTGGAAGGTTCACGTTCAGGCATGGCGATGTTGGTTTATGCCAGCATGCACATCATCAGCCGTCCTGGTTATGAACTATTAATTAATCAGAGCATTGAGAAAGCTCGTTATTTTGCCGATTTAATTGACGAACAGGCTGACTTTGAGTTGGTTTCTCAACCGGAGCTGTGTTTGCTAACCTACCGCTATCTGCCAATTCACGTACGTGTCGCGTTAATGCAATCACAAGGCACACAACGCACCCAACTGAATGAATTACTTAATGAACTGACCAAATTTATTCAGAAGAAACAACGGGAAACTGGAAAATCATTCGTATCGCGCACCCAATTAAACCCATATCAATGGGATAAATTGGCTACCATCGTCTTCCGTGTTGTGCTGGCGAATCCGCTCACTACTAAGGATATTCTCCGCACTGTGTTAGATGAACAACGTGAAATTGCGAAACAAGCACCGAAACTAATGCAACAAATCGAGCACTTGACTCAGAACATTCTTAACCAATAA
- a CDS encoding ATP-binding protein, protein MNRYALLILDNNPVSIEQWHQELVSLANKFDVCSAQSITEAQQWLEFLEQHEQIAALVIASHHEALNGAEFLIRLDKISHTKHARKVLVSCGQDIQAILNAVNEGRLDYCLTNPLQDNVLRKTAVQELTSFVLEHDKDNILTYSTVLDQQRLLRAHIDNKMRSYREGFITDYHRLSDSELAEKVIGALYQFFDEKDETQACRTYSAQHILTQEGEPNRFLWFITEGEVALYKNDDLGQQHEVVRHKKGNIVGGMSFVTGEPSFSTAITLTQTEVIKLDRDVFAKVMHNDTSLLPLFTNLLLRHFNRRLQRSITTKLELQKTLDSLESAHQQLVEREKMAMLGQLVAGVAHELNNPVAAILRGTETLSSHIGHLIEGGERAQTELLGAQLLNKAMQAKPVSTSEERSKAKQLEALIHHRLIAKKMVKLGLDEDETMIQLAKSRPESAQKQLEQLESYHLTGSTLRSIQVCAQRIADMVKSLKGYARPDDETYRLTDIHEGIEDTLVIFENRLKRHSVEKEYAQLPLIYCLPIALQQVWTNLISNAIDAFPEHGVLQIQTELQRHQEADYAVIRFTDNGCGIPEELKEQIFALNYTTKREGNFGLGIGLSVCQQIILQHQGWIDVDSQPNLYTTMTVWLPLVAPTLARSKP, encoded by the coding sequence GTGAATCGGTACGCCCTGCTCATTTTAGACAACAATCCGGTCAGTATTGAACAATGGCACCAAGAGTTGGTTAGCTTGGCCAACAAGTTCGATGTTTGCAGTGCGCAATCCATCACTGAAGCTCAGCAATGGCTTGAATTTCTTGAACAACATGAACAGATCGCAGCCTTAGTTATAGCCAGTCACCATGAAGCACTCAATGGCGCTGAATTTTTGATCCGCTTGGATAAGATTTCTCACACCAAACACGCGAGAAAAGTTTTAGTCAGCTGCGGGCAAGATATTCAAGCCATTCTCAACGCGGTTAACGAAGGGCGATTAGACTATTGCCTCACCAATCCATTACAAGACAATGTGTTACGTAAAACAGCAGTCCAAGAATTAACCTCTTTTGTACTCGAACACGACAAGGATAACATCCTCACCTACAGCACAGTACTCGACCAACAACGCCTACTGCGTGCGCATATCGATAATAAAATGCGTAGTTATCGTGAGGGTTTCATCACGGATTATCATCGTTTATCCGACAGTGAATTAGCTGAAAAAGTTATCGGCGCGCTGTACCAGTTTTTTGATGAAAAAGATGAAACGCAAGCCTGCCGAACGTATTCAGCACAACACATACTGACTCAGGAAGGGGAACCAAACCGCTTTTTATGGTTTATCACCGAAGGTGAAGTTGCACTGTATAAAAATGACGACCTCGGTCAGCAACATGAAGTCGTGCGCCATAAAAAAGGTAATATTGTGGGTGGCATGTCTTTTGTTACTGGCGAACCCTCCTTCTCTACCGCAATTACCTTAACGCAAACCGAAGTGATCAAACTCGATCGTGATGTGTTCGCCAAAGTCATGCACAACGATACCAGTTTATTGCCACTGTTTACTAACTTACTGCTGCGCCATTTTAATCGACGCTTACAACGCAGCATCACCACCAAACTGGAACTGCAAAAAACCCTCGACTCACTCGAGTCCGCTCATCAGCAGTTAGTGGAGCGTGAAAAAATGGCGATGTTAGGCCAACTTGTAGCCGGTGTAGCCCATGAACTCAACAACCCTGTCGCCGCCATATTACGTGGAACCGAAACCCTCTCTAGTCATATAGGTCATTTAATTGAGGGGGGAGAACGTGCCCAAACTGAACTATTAGGTGCACAACTTCTCAATAAAGCAATGCAAGCCAAACCCGTATCCACTTCCGAAGAGCGCAGTAAAGCTAAGCAGTTGGAAGCCCTCATTCACCACCGTTTAATTGCCAAGAAAATGGTGAAGTTGGGGCTCGATGAAGATGAAACCATGATCCAACTGGCTAAAAGTCGCCCTGAAAGTGCACAGAAGCAGCTCGAACAACTGGAAAGTTATCATCTCACTGGCAGCACTTTACGCTCCATCCAAGTCTGTGCACAACGTATTGCTGATATGGTGAAAAGCCTAAAAGGCTATGCCAGACCCGATGATGAAACCTATCGACTCACTGATATTCACGAAGGCATAGAAGATACTCTCGTCATATTTGAAAATCGGCTCAAAAGACACAGCGTAGAAAAAGAATACGCTCAGTTACCGTTGATTTACTGCTTACCCATCGCATTACAGCAAGTCTGGACTAATCTGATTTCCAACGCGATAGATGCATTTCCAGAACACGGCGTGTTGCAAATTCAAACTGAACTACAACGCCATCAAGAGGCTGATTATGCCGTGATTCGCTTCACCGATAACGGCTGTGGGATCCCAGAAGAACTTAAAGAGCAAATCTTCGCCCTCAACTACACCACCAAACGTGAAGGCAATTTTGGTCTCGGGATTGGTCTATCGGTATGTCAACAAATAATCTTACAGCATCAGGGGTGGATAGACGTCGACTCCCAACCTAACCTCTACACCACCATGACGGTGTGGCTTCCCTTAGTCGCACCCACTTTGGCAAGGAGTAAGCCATGA
- a CDS encoding response regulator, translating to MNKYLILCVDDEREVLDSVVQDLDCFEEHFIIEAAESVAEAKSVIDDYRQDETPLALILCDHIMPEQTGIQFLIELNQEADTAKTRKMLLTGQAGLEDTVQAVNHASLHFYIAKPWHGEQLRQAVKEQLTQYVIENEDDLMPWIQVLDAEKILNAISAKRMSFGE from the coding sequence ATGAATAAATATCTGATTTTATGTGTGGATGATGAACGAGAAGTGCTCGACAGTGTGGTGCAAGATCTCGATTGCTTTGAAGAGCATTTTATTATTGAAGCAGCCGAATCAGTTGCGGAAGCGAAATCTGTAATTGATGACTATAGGCAAGATGAAACCCCACTTGCGCTCATCCTATGTGATCACATCATGCCTGAGCAGACCGGAATCCAATTTCTGATCGAACTAAATCAAGAAGCTGACACAGCTAAAACTCGCAAAATGTTACTCACTGGTCAAGCTGGACTCGAAGATACCGTTCAAGCGGTAAACCATGCGAGCTTACACTTTTACATTGCTAAGCCATGGCATGGCGAACAGCTGCGCCAAGCGGTCAAAGAGCAACTGACTCAATACGTGATTGAAAATGAAGATGATTTAATGCCTTGGATCCAAGTGTTGGATGCAGAAAAAATTCTGAATGCGATCTCAGCCAAAAGAATGAGCTTTGGCGAATAG
- a CDS encoding aspartate:alanine antiporter — translation MNIDVVLLLEQNPILLIFVVLAIGLSFGKIRFGSFQLGNSIGVLITSLIMGHLGFSFTPEALTIGFMLFIYCVGIEAGPNFFGIFFRDGKHYLILSLVVLITATWIAYFGGYYLDLDYGLSAGMMAGALTSTPVLVGAQDALNSGLASVPRHMDLSLVLDNVSVGYAMAYLIGLISMIMFAKLLPKLQKQNLSDSAQQIAQERGLGSQRKVYLPIIRAYRVGPELINWIDGRNLRELGIYRQTGCYIERIRRHGILAHPDGDAILQEGDEIALVGYPDSHARLDPSFRNGKEVFDRNLLDLRISEEEIVVKSDSIAGKRLSDLNLSEYGCFLNRVVRAQIEMPMDLDIVLAKGDVLQVSGEKSKVKGLADKIGFISVHSQMADLLAFCSFFILGILFGLVTMTFGQVSFSLGNAVGLLLSGITLGFLRANHPTFGYVPQGALNMVKDLGLAIFMVGIGLNAGSKMFQHLSEVGVQVIGLAFLVSVVPVVFAYLVGAYILKMNRALLFGAIIGARTCAPAMDIVNEYAKSTIPALGYAGTYAIANILMTLTGTIFILLS, via the coding sequence GTGAACATCGACGTCGTTTTGTTGTTAGAGCAAAATCCAATTTTGCTGATTTTCGTAGTCCTCGCCATTGGCTTGTCTTTTGGAAAAATTCGCTTTGGCAGTTTCCAGTTAGGCAATTCCATTGGTGTTCTAATCACCTCGCTGATCATGGGACACTTAGGCTTCTCCTTCACCCCAGAAGCATTGACCATTGGTTTTATGCTGTTTATTTACTGCGTGGGCATTGAAGCAGGTCCAAACTTCTTTGGCATTTTCTTTCGTGATGGCAAACACTATTTAATTCTTAGCTTGGTTGTTCTAATTACCGCAACTTGGATTGCTTACTTCGGTGGCTATTACCTCGACCTAGATTACGGCTTATCCGCCGGCATGATGGCGGGGGCGCTAACATCAACACCAGTGTTGGTAGGTGCACAAGATGCTCTCAACTCAGGTTTAGCCTCTGTTCCAAGACATATGGATCTGTCACTGGTTTTAGACAATGTCTCGGTAGGTTATGCAATGGCTTACCTAATCGGCCTTATCAGTATGATCATGTTCGCTAAGCTACTACCTAAGTTACAAAAGCAGAACTTGTCTGACTCAGCGCAGCAAATCGCTCAGGAACGTGGTCTTGGTAGCCAACGTAAAGTGTATCTTCCCATTATTCGCGCCTATCGGGTTGGCCCTGAACTGATTAACTGGATTGACGGCCGTAACCTACGTGAACTTGGCATCTATCGTCAGACGGGTTGTTATATTGAGCGTATCCGTCGTCATGGCATTCTGGCACACCCTGATGGGGATGCGATTTTGCAAGAAGGCGATGAAATTGCTCTAGTCGGTTATCCAGATAGCCATGCACGCCTTGACCCCAGCTTTCGTAACGGGAAAGAGGTCTTTGACCGCAACCTACTTGACCTGCGTATTTCAGAAGAAGAGATCGTGGTAAAAAGTGACAGCATTGCGGGAAAACGTCTCTCCGATCTTAACCTTTCGGAATACGGCTGCTTCCTCAACCGAGTCGTTCGTGCGCAAATCGAAATGCCGATGGATCTGGATATCGTCCTCGCCAAAGGAGATGTACTTCAGGTCAGTGGTGAGAAGAGCAAGGTGAAAGGGCTCGCCGATAAAATCGGTTTTATCTCGGTACACAGCCAAATGGCCGATCTGCTTGCCTTCTGCAGCTTCTTTATCCTTGGGATTCTGTTTGGGTTGGTCACCATGACCTTTGGCCAAGTCTCGTTCAGCTTAGGTAATGCCGTAGGACTCCTACTTTCAGGGATCACTTTGGGCTTCTTGCGTGCCAACCACCCCACTTTTGGTTATGTACCGCAAGGTGCACTGAATATGGTCAAAGACCTTGGTTTAGCCATTTTCATGGTTGGGATCGGGCTGAATGCGGGTAGCAAAATGTTCCAACATCTGTCTGAAGTAGGTGTGCAGGTGATTGGCCTAGCCTTTTTAGTTAGCGTAGTGCCTGTGGTATTCGCGTATTTGGTTGGCGCCTACATTCTAAAGATGAACCGTGCTTTGTTATTTGGTGCAATTATTGGCGCGAGAACTTGTGCGCCAGCAATGGATATTGTAAATGAATATGCAAAATCAACTATCCCAGCACTTGGTTATGCTGGCACCTATGCGATCGCCAATATTCTAATGACGTTAACGGGCACCATATTTATCTTGCTGAGTTAA
- a CDS encoding HDOD domain-containing protein: protein MSHLSFYWLPETKHKLIQGLESEFAQLVELSISTGKISLPPISDVVLKIQRLCLVESTSITDIADCLIEDPGLSATVIRVANSVVFNRRNITCTDIVTAVSRLGILRVRDIVTAQAIEQLKHSVNLSKDCNRILVKSATISRELGATMLLVTQTFKCVDSKKYQYLELEKALLVGLLADIGLFCLVNEYHLYLQNGNYLDPNIALTIFQSQCSPISQLVLRHWGFDTDFLEVSCNCELVADRHEVSYLDIARIAHHLLMFRKQDEALDEHDVEINTEGAEVLYKLSNLSEIEFKNKLSDVINASGI from the coding sequence ATGAGTCATCTATCTTTTTACTGGCTACCAGAAACTAAACATAAACTTATCCAAGGATTGGAAAGTGAATTTGCGCAATTGGTCGAGCTTTCTATCAGCACTGGAAAAATATCCCTTCCACCGATCTCAGATGTTGTCTTAAAAATTCAGAGGCTATGTTTAGTCGAGTCGACATCCATTACGGATATCGCCGACTGCCTGATTGAAGATCCTGGCCTCTCAGCTACCGTTATTCGAGTTGCCAATTCCGTAGTATTTAATCGGCGTAACATTACTTGCACCGACATTGTTACCGCGGTTTCTCGACTAGGCATCTTGCGTGTTCGTGATATTGTTACAGCTCAAGCCATTGAACAGTTGAAACATTCTGTTAATCTCAGTAAAGACTGTAACCGGATATTAGTTAAAAGCGCCACCATTTCGCGTGAATTGGGAGCGACAATGTTACTTGTCACTCAGACCTTTAAGTGTGTTGATAGCAAAAAATATCAGTACCTTGAACTCGAAAAAGCTCTTTTGGTAGGGTTATTAGCCGACATTGGGCTATTTTGTTTGGTCAACGAGTACCACTTATATCTACAAAATGGCAACTACTTGGATCCCAACATTGCATTGACCATTTTCCAATCACAGTGCTCTCCTATCAGCCAATTAGTGCTACGCCACTGGGGCTTTGATACCGACTTTTTAGAGGTTTCCTGCAACTGTGAACTCGTTGCTGATCGCCATGAGGTTAGTTATCTTGACATTGCTCGTATCGCTCATCATTTGCTGATGTTCAGAAAGCAAGATGAGGCGCTTGATGAGCACGATGTAGAGATCAACACTGAAGGCGCTGAGGTTTTGTATAAGCTCAGTAACTTAAGTGAAATAGAATTTAAAAATAAGCTCAGTGATGTCATCAATGCGAGTGGCATCTGA
- a CDS encoding MurR/RpiR family transcriptional regulator, with amino-acid sequence MENFSKSERKVAEVIMASPQTAIHSSIATLAKMADVSEPTVNRFCRRLDTKGFPDFKLHLAQSLANGTPYVNRNVEEDDGPDAYTHKIFESTMACLDVAKNSLDPVQINRAVDLLTQAKRISFFGLGASSAVARDAQNKFIRFNIPISCFEDIVMQRMSCINCTDNDVIVLISHTGRTKSQVEIANLARENGATVIAITAKDSPLDKASSLSICLDVPEDTDVYMPMASRVVQMTVIDVLATGFTLRRGSGFRENLKRVKEVLKDSRYDKLPPY; translated from the coding sequence CTGGAAAATTTCAGCAAGTCTGAGCGTAAGGTTGCCGAAGTGATTATGGCATCACCACAAACCGCTATTCATTCCAGCATCGCTACGCTGGCGAAAATGGCTGACGTGAGTGAGCCAACGGTGAACCGTTTCTGTCGCCGACTTGATACTAAAGGGTTTCCAGACTTTAAATTACATTTAGCTCAAAGCCTTGCTAACGGCACACCTTACGTTAACCGTAATGTAGAAGAAGATGATGGCCCAGATGCCTACACCCATAAAATTTTCGAATCGACCATGGCGTGTTTGGATGTGGCAAAAAACAGTCTAGATCCAGTGCAAATTAACCGTGCGGTGGATCTATTAACTCAAGCCAAGCGCATCTCCTTCTTTGGCTTGGGAGCATCCTCAGCCGTTGCGCGTGATGCGCAAAATAAGTTTATTCGCTTTAACATTCCGATCAGCTGTTTTGAAGATATTGTGATGCAGCGTATGAGCTGTATTAACTGTACGGATAATGATGTGATCGTGCTGATTTCGCACACTGGGCGTACTAAAAGCCAAGTAGAAATTGCTAACCTAGCTCGCGAAAATGGCGCTACAGTCATCGCGATTACTGCCAAGGATTCACCACTCGACAAAGCGAGTTCGTTGTCAATTTGCCTTGATGTACCAGAAGATACCGATGTCTACATGCCAATGGCTAGTCGCGTGGTACAGATGACGGTGATCGATGTCCTTGCAACAGGTTTTACCCTACGTCGTGGTTCTGGCTTTAGAGAAAATCTAAAACGTGTAAAAGAAGTGCTGAAAGACTCACGCTACGACAAATTGCCGCCTTACTAG
- a CDS encoding iron-containing alcohol dehydrogenase — protein MFQFMTATRIIFGEGSLESSLSVISQYGYSALLVSGKNSERYAPLLNYLHQQNMRYQHVAVTGEPNISMVEEAAALGRRFKPDMVIAIGGGSVLDMGKAVAAIIPNQGNVYDYVEVVGRSVPLKAKPLPFIAIPTTASSGSEVTRNAVLKSAQDRVKISLRSPDMLADVAIVDPTLTYGTDPLTSGRGAMDAFTHLMEAYVCGQPNPLTDMICEEGMRRISRAIIPGCLRNDKNARSDLSFAAMLGGMASTNAKLGAAHGLASALGGKLDAPHSVITARLAPYVMSENIEAAKEAGRNDILQRYKAIARILTGRKNACLEDGILWVNMMLKRLSIPHLTDFGVCSTSFERVAADALKSTSIKGNPIPLTIGRLTHILHQVCPCHKVDGNMPRMLQGEVEIRHVLQEESGHLSGQH, from the coding sequence ATGTTTCAGTTTATGACGGCGACACGGATCATTTTTGGTGAAGGGTCGTTAGAAAGCTCCCTCTCAGTTATTAGCCAGTATGGCTATAGCGCACTGTTGGTTTCTGGGAAAAACTCTGAGCGTTATGCGCCGCTTCTTAACTACCTACATCAGCAGAATATGCGCTATCAGCATGTCGCGGTAACTGGGGAGCCGAACATCTCTATGGTAGAGGAAGCTGCGGCTTTAGGTCGACGATTCAAACCTGACATGGTGATTGCGATTGGCGGCGGTAGCGTGTTAGATATGGGGAAAGCGGTGGCCGCCATTATTCCCAACCAAGGTAATGTGTATGACTACGTCGAGGTGGTTGGGCGTAGTGTTCCTCTTAAAGCCAAGCCTCTCCCTTTTATAGCGATACCAACAACAGCGAGCTCTGGTTCAGAAGTCACTCGTAATGCGGTACTCAAGTCGGCACAAGATAGGGTCAAAATCAGCCTGCGTAGCCCTGATATGTTAGCGGATGTGGCCATCGTAGATCCGACATTGACTTATGGAACTGACCCGCTTACTTCGGGGCGAGGAGCTATGGATGCTTTTACACACCTGATGGAAGCTTATGTGTGTGGGCAGCCAAACCCTTTAACCGACATGATTTGTGAGGAAGGCATGCGGCGGATAAGCCGAGCGATTATTCCCGGTTGTCTGCGAAATGATAAAAATGCGCGAAGTGACCTCTCATTTGCCGCCATGCTAGGTGGTATGGCTTCAACGAATGCCAAATTAGGAGCTGCACATGGTCTTGCATCTGCTCTTGGTGGTAAATTGGACGCCCCTCACAGTGTAATCACTGCCCGATTAGCACCGTATGTGATGAGTGAAAATATTGAAGCAGCAAAAGAGGCGGGACGTAACGACATCCTGCAGCGTTACAAGGCTATCGCTCGCATACTTACAGGCCGCAAAAATGCGTGTCTGGAAGATGGTATCTTATGGGTAAATATGATGCTAAAGAGGTTATCTATTCCTCATTTGACAGATTTTGGTGTTTGTTCTACCTCCTTTGAACGAGTCGCGGCAGACGCTCTGAAGTCAACTTCAATCAAAGGTAATCCAATCCCACTCACCATCGGACGCCTGACTCATATTCTTCACCAAGTTTGCCCATGTCATAAAGTAGACGGCAATATGCCTCGAATGTTACAAGGTGAAGTTGAAATTCGTCACGTATTACAGGAAGAGAGCGGTCATTTAAGTGGTCAACACTGA
- a CDS encoding GrxA family glutaredoxin, giving the protein MFVVIFGRPGCPYCVRAKEHAETLKEKRDDFNYRYVDIHAEGISKADLEKTIGKPVETVPQIFIDEQHIGGCTDFEAYAKENLGLFD; this is encoded by the coding sequence ATGTTTGTGGTAATTTTTGGTCGTCCTGGCTGTCCTTACTGTGTTCGTGCTAAAGAGCACGCTGAAACTTTGAAAGAGAAACGCGATGATTTTAACTACCGCTATGTAGATATCCATGCGGAAGGCATCAGCAAAGCAGATCTAGAGAAAACCATTGGTAAACCGGTAGAAACCGTTCCACAGATCTTCATCGATGAGCAACATATCGGCGGTTGTACTGATTTCGAAGCTTACGCAAAAGAAAACCTAGGACTATTTGATTAA
- a CDS encoding lysine exporter LysO family protein: protein MLSGMIFIFAPLVVGYLFTLRNPSHLHLLSRATSHLVYVILFLMGLSLAGLDNLQSNLQTIVKYTAVFFMLLGGCNLLALPLVDRYLPLSTDTTHKKLPLSSMMLESAKLILVVGAGLIVGVLFQLDVSWVESASSWILFILLFFIGIQLRNSGLSLKQILLNKHGMVIAAIIIATSWLGGIIAAWILDIPLYQALAMASGFGWYSLAGILVGDAFGPVLGGASFMIELLRELVALVLIPMLIRRKPCTVIGYAGATAMDFTLPVIQTTGGVKCVPVAIVSGFILSLLVPVLILFFVSLAS, encoded by the coding sequence ATGCTGTCAGGGATGATATTTATCTTTGCTCCACTTGTTGTGGGTTACCTTTTTACGCTGCGTAATCCATCCCATCTCCATTTATTAAGTCGTGCAACATCCCACTTGGTGTATGTGATTCTGTTTCTAATGGGGTTGAGCTTGGCGGGTTTAGATAATCTGCAAAGTAACTTACAAACCATTGTTAAATATACTGCGGTTTTTTTTATGCTCTTGGGAGGATGCAATCTCCTAGCACTACCGTTAGTTGACCGATATTTACCATTAAGTACAGATACCACCCATAAGAAGTTACCACTTTCAAGCATGATGTTGGAATCCGCTAAATTAATCCTCGTTGTTGGCGCAGGATTGATTGTCGGTGTACTCTTTCAACTGGATGTGAGTTGGGTTGAATCTGCTAGCAGCTGGATTCTTTTTATCTTACTGTTTTTTATTGGTATTCAACTCCGCAATAGCGGCTTATCGCTGAAACAAATACTACTCAATAAACACGGAATGGTGATCGCAGCCATCATTATTGCAACCAGTTGGCTCGGCGGAATAATAGCTGCTTGGATTTTAGACATACCGCTCTATCAAGCTCTGGCGATGGCTTCTGGTTTTGGTTGGTACTCTTTGGCCGGTATTCTCGTTGGTGATGCTTTCGGCCCTGTGCTAGGAGGTGCTTCCTTTATGATTGAGCTACTGCGCGAACTTGTTGCTCTAGTGCTAATCCCCATGCTCATTCGTCGCAAACCCTGTACTGTGATTGGGTATGCAGGGGCAACGGCTATGGATTTCACACTCCCAGTAATTCAAACCACTGGGGGAGTCAAATGTGTTCCAGTGGCAATTGTGAGTGGGTTTATTTTGAGTCTCTTAGTTCCTGTGCTCATCCTTTTCTTTGTTTCTCTTGCAAGCTAG